The Lysinibacillus pakistanensis genome includes a window with the following:
- a CDS encoding FAD-dependent oxidoreductase, whose product MTQSLWLATSDSISLTSLNASTTCDVCIIGGGLTGLYTAYTLAKSGVDVVLLEANTHLGHGTTGHSTGKLTAQHSLVYSELIEKLSVEEARLYYQLNQLAIEKAMQLLPKNSVQQVDSLLYCQTKTGYAQLLKEWNAYKVLNIRAKITSETELPFPITKALSMSQQAQINPVEVCNFLAKEALSMGAKLYTNTRVQQLNISQNNLHTENNMSVQYNKLILCSHYPIEAFKGLHLFKLSNSRSYMVASKIKETMQGQYLCVDFPSRSIRTATINNEHYLVLGGANHIAGEKANTEPYYEAIEGEMRAHFEQEPIYRWSAQDIETPDMIPYVGRISKSQPNVLIATGYRKWGISNSFVAGDILSSLITGSRSEDGAIALYSPARTKFGAQFMQMLKVGGFVAKEFISGYLRHANTPTCTHLGCKTKWNEADETWDCPCHGSRFNAKGEVLEGPAVQPLKLE is encoded by the coding sequence ATGACACAATCTCTTTGGCTTGCAACATCTGATTCCATCTCGTTAACATCTCTAAATGCTTCTACAACTTGTGATGTATGCATTATCGGAGGAGGCTTGACAGGTCTCTATACAGCCTATACCTTGGCAAAATCGGGTGTTGACGTAGTCTTACTTGAAGCAAATACACATTTAGGCCATGGTACGACCGGTCATTCAACAGGAAAATTAACTGCACAGCATAGCCTAGTTTATTCAGAACTTATTGAAAAACTATCAGTAGAGGAAGCCAGGCTTTATTATCAGCTCAATCAGCTCGCTATTGAAAAAGCGATGCAATTACTTCCGAAGAATAGTGTCCAGCAAGTGGATTCATTACTTTATTGCCAAACAAAAACAGGATATGCACAGCTATTAAAAGAATGGAATGCCTACAAAGTTTTAAATATCAGAGCAAAGATCACTTCTGAAACAGAGCTTCCTTTCCCAATTACAAAAGCACTTAGTATGTCGCAGCAGGCGCAAATAAATCCAGTGGAGGTTTGTAATTTTCTAGCAAAAGAAGCATTATCAATGGGTGCAAAACTCTATACAAATACTCGTGTGCAGCAATTAAACATATCACAAAATAATTTACATACCGAAAATAATATGTCGGTTCAATATAACAAACTTATTTTGTGTTCACATTACCCAATTGAAGCCTTTAAAGGGCTACATCTTTTTAAGCTTTCTAACAGCCGCTCCTATATGGTCGCTAGCAAAATTAAAGAAACGATGCAAGGACAGTATCTCTGTGTAGATTTCCCATCTCGTTCAATTCGTACAGCTACCATAAACAATGAGCATTATTTAGTGTTAGGTGGTGCTAACCATATTGCAGGTGAAAAAGCGAACACAGAACCCTATTATGAAGCCATCGAAGGAGAAATGAGGGCACATTTCGAACAAGAACCAATCTATCGTTGGTCCGCACAGGATATTGAAACACCTGACATGATTCCTTATGTGGGAAGAATTTCAAAATCGCAGCCTAATGTCCTCATTGCAACTGGTTACCGTAAATGGGGAATCTCTAACTCATTTGTAGCTGGAGATATATTGTCTTCCTTGATTACAGGCTCAAGGAGTGAAGACGGTGCAATCGCTCTTTATTCACCAGCACGTACAAAATTTGGTGCTCAATTTATGCAAATGCTTAAAGTAGGAGGATTTGTAGCCAAGGAATTTATCAGTGGCTATCTTAGACATGCCAATACACCAACTTGCACGCATTTAGGCTGTAAAACAAAATGGAATGAAGCTGATGAAACTTGGGATTGCCCGTGTCATGGCTCCCGCTTCAATGCCAAGGGAGAAGTTCTTGAAGGTCCTGCTGTACAACCTTTAAAATTAGAATAA
- a CDS encoding YceI family protein, translated as MKKYAIDFSHSTIGFSVKHMMISKIHGTFESYNAEIALPDIEQVEGGSISFTIAVASVSTKNFDRDVHLVSPDFFDADVYPKILFTSTDIKKLGDKEYAIHGDLTIKNITKPIIFTTIYTGNGVNPWAQEVYGFQAKTQIDRREFNLVYNTLLETGGVLISDEIDVVVDLELNPI; from the coding sequence GTGAAAAAGTATGCAATTGATTTTAGCCATTCAACGATCGGCTTTTCAGTAAAACATATGATGATATCAAAAATACATGGTACATTCGAATCGTACAATGCAGAAATAGCTTTACCAGATATTGAACAAGTGGAAGGTGGAAGCATTTCCTTTACCATCGCAGTTGCAAGTGTTTCCACAAAAAATTTCGATCGAGATGTTCACCTTGTATCTCCTGACTTTTTCGATGCCGATGTTTATCCTAAAATATTATTTACATCCACAGATATCAAAAAACTTGGAGATAAAGAATATGCTATTCATGGTGATTTAACTATTAAAAACATAACGAAGCCTATTATATTTACTACAATATATACCGGGAACGGAGTGAACCCTTGGGCACAAGAGGTATATGGCTTCCAAGCAAAGACACAAATTGACCGTCGAGAATTTAATTTAGTGTATAACACGCTGCTTGAAACAGGTGGTGTATTAATTAGTGATGAAATTGATGTTGTTGTTGACCTTGAATTAAATCCAATATAA
- a CDS encoding penicillin acylase family protein, translating to MRKFTWKKWLLATIVFLAVVAIALFISFTWFMNKSKPVIDGELAVNVLEQDVSVTRDDKGVPHIFAQTDADLYRAQGYIQAQDRLFQMDLARRQASGRLSEIIGEATINSDKHFRTFSLRDAAEKSLSAYDPESKQVLEWFAEGVNAFIAEAKEKNTLSYEFALLGYEPEDWSVEDSLTIGKYMAYDLGGNWNALAFRHWALQNFGEDKAKELFMKYPENASSIIEANKENPVAVAGQFQADLLPNEFNGSNNWVVSGEKTASGTPILADDPHLGLSTPSIWYQMHLNSPEQNVSGVIFAGIPGIILGHNDDIAWGVTNVGPDVQDLYIEIPNPDNPTQYRYDGKWEQAEVRDESIKVKDGDTVDFEVVVTRHGPIMTNLAFKDTEPTAQFAMQWTALQPTAELSAILGFNKAKSWNEFEKALEDFKAPAQNFVFASKDGTIAYKANGQIPIRKQGDGQLPVPGDSSDYGWEGFIPWDELPTIINPKEGFIATANNEVIGEEYPYHITNFWAQPYRFERIKEVLAANDSITVEDMMRLQMDQQNLYAREFLPNLLASIKSKNHDGKYAEIIKLLEEWDMIDAKESGAPLVFHTLMVKLQEVLFKDQMPEDMYKLMSGKFNITDQLLRSAYAGDKSIWMEEQGGVDTTVYKAFELTVAQLEDQFGQNVSKWQWGDFHQLTFDHTLGSASPILAAYFNAKKVPIGGSKVTVQAADNDAAGNVDHGASWRFVVDAGDLSSAYHIVGPGQSGHVKSNWYQDQVIDWANGVYHQTFVRKEDIKGKTLLLKAK from the coding sequence GTGAGAAAGTTTACATGGAAAAAGTGGCTGCTGGCTACTATCGTTTTTTTAGCAGTAGTTGCGATTGCGCTATTTATCAGCTTTACGTGGTTCATGAATAAATCAAAGCCAGTAATTGATGGGGAGCTTGCTGTAAATGTGTTGGAGCAGGATGTAAGTGTCACAAGGGATGACAAGGGGGTCCCTCATATATTCGCTCAGACAGATGCAGATTTGTATCGTGCACAGGGCTATATACAGGCACAAGATAGACTGTTTCAAATGGATTTAGCTCGTAGACAGGCAAGTGGTCGCTTGTCAGAGATAATTGGAGAGGCAACCATTAATTCAGATAAGCATTTTCGAACGTTTAGTTTACGAGATGCAGCTGAAAAGTCATTATCTGCCTACGATCCAGAAAGCAAGCAGGTACTTGAATGGTTTGCAGAGGGTGTAAATGCTTTTATTGCAGAGGCAAAAGAAAAAAATACGTTAAGCTATGAATTTGCATTATTAGGCTATGAACCAGAGGATTGGTCTGTGGAAGACTCTCTAACAATTGGAAAATATATGGCTTATGATTTAGGTGGAAATTGGAACGCACTTGCATTCCGTCATTGGGCTTTACAAAATTTTGGTGAAGACAAAGCGAAAGAATTATTTATGAAATATCCTGAAAATGCGTCATCTATTATTGAAGCCAATAAGGAAAATCCAGTTGCAGTAGCAGGGCAATTTCAAGCTGATTTATTGCCAAACGAATTTAATGGTAGTAATAACTGGGTAGTATCAGGTGAAAAAACAGCATCAGGCACACCCATTTTAGCAGATGATCCACATCTAGGATTAAGCACACCGTCAATTTGGTATCAAATGCACCTAAATTCACCTGAACAAAACGTTAGTGGCGTAATTTTTGCAGGTATTCCCGGCATTATTTTAGGACACAACGATGACATCGCTTGGGGAGTTACCAATGTTGGACCTGATGTACAGGATTTATATATTGAAATACCGAATCCAGATAATCCAACTCAATATCGCTATGATGGTAAATGGGAGCAAGCAGAGGTACGTGATGAATCAATCAAGGTAAAGGATGGAGATACAGTAGATTTTGAAGTAGTTGTTACAAGACATGGTCCGATTATGACTAATTTAGCATTTAAGGATACGGAGCCGACAGCACAATTTGCCATGCAGTGGACGGCACTTCAGCCAACTGCAGAGTTAAGTGCGATTTTGGGTTTCAATAAGGCGAAATCGTGGAATGAATTTGAAAAAGCGTTAGAGGATTTCAAAGCACCCGCTCAAAATTTTGTATTTGCTTCAAAGGATGGAACGATTGCTTATAAAGCCAATGGTCAAATACCAATTCGAAAGCAGGGTGATGGACAGCTGCCAGTTCCAGGGGATTCTAGTGACTACGGCTGGGAGGGCTTTATCCCATGGGATGAGCTACCGACTATAATCAACCCAAAGGAAGGCTTTATCGCAACAGCAAATAATGAAGTTATTGGAGAGGAATATCCTTATCATATTACGAACTTTTGGGCACAGCCTTATCGTTTTGAGCGAATTAAGGAAGTGTTAGCTGCAAATGATTCCATAACAGTGGAAGATATGATGCGACTACAAATGGATCAGCAGAATCTATATGCACGCGAGTTTTTACCAAATTTATTAGCATCAATTAAATCAAAAAATCACGATGGAAAGTACGCAGAGATTATTAAATTGTTAGAAGAATGGGATATGATAGATGCCAAAGAATCAGGTGCTCCACTAGTCTTCCATACATTGATGGTAAAGCTTCAGGAAGTATTATTTAAAGATCAGATGCCTGAAGATATGTATAAATTAATGTCTGGGAAGTTTAATATTACTGATCAGCTTTTACGTTCAGCATATGCAGGAGATAAGAGTATTTGGATGGAAGAGCAAGGTGGTGTGGATACAACTGTTTATAAGGCATTCGAACTTACCGTAGCGCAATTAGAAGACCAATTTGGTCAAAATGTATCGAAATGGCAATGGGGCGACTTCCATCAGCTTACTTTTGATCATACATTAGGCAGTGCTTCACCAATTCTTGCGGCATATTTTAATGCTAAAAAGGTCCCTATTGGCGGCTCCAAGGTTACTGTTCAAGCTGCCGATAATGATGCGGCAGGAAATGTAGATCATGGTGCATCATGGCGTTTTGTTGTAGATGCGGGGGATTTAAGCTCAGCCTATCATATCGTTGGCCCAGGACAAAGCGGGCATGTAAAATCAAATTGGTATCAAGACCAAGTAATAGATTGGGCAAATGGAGTTTATCATCAAACCTTTGTGAGAAAAGAAGATATTAAGGGGAAAACATTACTATTAAAAGCAAAATAA
- a CDS encoding winged helix-turn-helix transcriptional regulator — protein sequence MNETTLCPRLAKAMDLIGKRWTGLILYQLLDGPQRFNEIESALPVSGRLLSERLKELEKEGLVERKVYSEVPVRVEYSLTDKGKALEGAIRNIESWATSWL from the coding sequence ATGAATGAGACAACTTTATGTCCTCGTTTAGCTAAAGCAATGGATTTAATTGGAAAGCGCTGGACAGGGCTAATTTTATATCAACTATTAGATGGACCACAGCGATTTAATGAGATTGAGTCTGCTTTACCTGTAAGTGGCCGTTTGTTATCAGAACGTTTAAAGGAGCTAGAAAAAGAAGGGCTTGTGGAGCGAAAAGTGTATTCAGAAGTTCCAGTACGTGTCGAGTATTCGTTAACGGATAAGGGGAAGGCGTTAGAAGGAGCTATTCGCAATATCGAATCATGGGCAACAAGCTGGCTTTAA
- a CDS encoding bifunctional 2',3'-cyclic-nucleotide 2'-phosphodiesterase/3'-nucleotidase — protein sequence MNKKLMTNFFAMLLILFTLLPFGLSTNAASNDVTRGDFVKELVGKLNVELGDGSNLSFTDVPKDLAPYVEKAVELNLIKGKSATSFGPNDKLTRQQAFVISARGLVNENASFSVLDKFKDAHLIAKTHKQDLANAVAANILQGFDDNTIRPRDYVTSAQMQSIVERFVAEYKLPAAKTTMDLQILGTTDIHTNLANYNYYLDADSADVGLANTAALIEQARAENPNTLLFDNGDLIQGTPLGSYKALENVLKPGEVHPAIAALNALKYDGGTLGNHEFNYGLAFLDEVLNDAQYPVVNANTYDAKTKKHMYTPYVILDKEVVDHTGKKHTLKIGVTGIVPTKIVEWDAIHLAGKVDMQKPVEAVKEIVPEIQKAGADVIVVLSHSGIGEDTYVEGAENVGYQIAQIEGIDALITGHSHLTFPGDYKDLKNVDQEKGTINGVPTVMAGSYGSHLGVIDLKLELQGSKWVVVDGQGSIHSIKKEGLQPSKTVLNAIKEAHEGTLKYIRQPVGETTAPIHSYFSMVQDDPSIQIVTQAQKWFVEKELKGTADEKTPLLSAGAPFKAGSRNNPADYTNIPVGPLAIKNMADIYHYDNTVATIKVTGAQAIEWLEMAAGIFATIDPNKTEEQNIIDPEARSYNFDVLDGLTYQIDVTSPAKYDRRGNLTDEKANRIKNVQYAGKPIDLKQEFIIITNNYRVGGSYGATFKNANGSNVTNYAYENRQAVVDYIMDNKTINPAADNNWSFVPFPANTKVIYQTAKDAQKVIPAGSSIKYLGDTVGGFGKYLIQ from the coding sequence ATGAATAAGAAATTAATGACTAATTTTTTTGCAATGTTACTTATTTTATTCACATTGCTACCATTTGGACTGTCTACAAATGCTGCATCGAACGATGTGACACGTGGAGATTTCGTGAAAGAATTAGTGGGAAAATTAAACGTTGAGCTAGGCGATGGTTCAAACCTGTCCTTCACTGATGTTCCAAAGGATTTAGCTCCTTATGTGGAAAAAGCAGTAGAACTGAACTTGATTAAAGGTAAAAGTGCCACATCGTTTGGACCAAATGATAAATTAACACGTCAACAGGCTTTTGTTATATCTGCTCGTGGACTAGTTAATGAAAACGCTTCATTTTCAGTGTTAGATAAATTCAAGGATGCTCATTTAATTGCTAAGACACATAAGCAAGATTTAGCAAATGCTGTTGCAGCAAATATTTTACAAGGCTTTGATGATAACACAATTCGCCCCCGTGACTATGTGACATCAGCGCAAATGCAAAGTATTGTGGAACGTTTTGTAGCTGAATATAAATTACCAGCAGCTAAGACCACAATGGATCTACAAATTTTAGGGACGACAGATATCCATACGAACCTAGCTAATTATAATTATTACTTAGATGCTGATTCAGCCGATGTAGGATTAGCGAATACCGCTGCATTAATTGAACAAGCACGTGCTGAGAATCCAAACACATTATTGTTCGATAATGGCGATTTAATTCAAGGAACGCCATTAGGTTCTTATAAGGCGTTGGAAAACGTATTAAAGCCTGGTGAAGTTCATCCAGCGATTGCAGCACTTAATGCATTGAAATATGATGGTGGTACGTTAGGTAACCACGAATTCAACTACGGTTTAGCGTTTTTAGATGAGGTATTAAATGATGCACAATATCCAGTCGTAAATGCAAACACTTATGATGCTAAAACAAAAAAGCATATGTATACGCCTTATGTCATTTTAGATAAAGAGGTTGTAGATCATACAGGTAAAAAGCACACACTTAAAATAGGTGTTACAGGTATCGTACCAACAAAAATTGTTGAGTGGGATGCGATTCATTTAGCAGGTAAAGTTGATATGCAGAAACCTGTTGAAGCGGTAAAAGAAATTGTGCCAGAAATACAAAAAGCAGGTGCAGATGTAATCGTCGTTCTTTCACATTCAGGTATAGGTGAAGATACGTATGTGGAAGGCGCAGAAAACGTTGGTTATCAAATTGCTCAAATCGAAGGTATTGATGCGTTAATTACAGGTCACTCTCATTTAACATTCCCAGGTGACTATAAGGATCTTAAAAATGTAGATCAAGAAAAAGGGACAATTAATGGAGTACCTACTGTTATGGCTGGTAGCTACGGTAGTCATCTTGGTGTTATTGATTTAAAGCTAGAGCTACAGGGCTCAAAATGGGTTGTTGTGGATGGACAAGGTTCTATTCACTCTATTAAAAAAGAGGGATTACAGCCTTCTAAAACAGTTTTAAATGCGATTAAGGAAGCCCATGAAGGTACTTTAAAGTATATTCGCCAACCTGTTGGTGAGACAACTGCACCAATCCATAGTTACTTCTCTATGGTGCAAGATGATCCTTCTATTCAAATTGTTACACAGGCTCAAAAATGGTTTGTCGAAAAGGAATTAAAAGGTACTGCTGATGAAAAGACACCACTGCTTTCTGCTGGTGCACCTTTCAAAGCAGGTTCTCGTAATAATCCTGCTGATTATACAAATATTCCTGTAGGTCCTCTTGCAATTAAAAATATGGCAGATATTTACCATTATGATAACACTGTTGCAACGATTAAAGTGACAGGTGCTCAAGCTATTGAATGGTTAGAGATGGCTGCAGGCATTTTTGCAACAATTGATCCAAATAAAACAGAAGAGCAAAATATTATCGATCCAGAGGCACGTTCTTATAATTTCGACGTGCTAGATGGTTTAACTTATCAAATTGATGTGACATCGCCAGCAAAATATGATCGTCGTGGTAATCTTACTGATGAAAAGGCAAATCGTATTAAGAATGTACAATATGCTGGTAAACCGATTGATTTAAAACAAGAATTCATCATTATTACAAACAATTACCGTGTTGGCGGCTCATATGGGGCGACATTTAAAAATGCTAATGGCTCTAATGTAACGAATTATGCGTATGAAAATCGCCAAGCTGTTGTTGATTACATTATGGACAATAAAACAATAAATCCTGCTGCTGACAATAACTGGTCGTTTGTACCATTCCCAGCAAATACAAAGGTTATTTACCAAACTGCAAAGGATGCTCAAAAAGTTATCCCAGCAGGTAGCTCTATTAAATATTTGGGAGATACAGTGGGCGGCTTCGGTAAATATTTAATTCAATAA
- the murB gene encoding UDP-N-acetylmuramate dehydrogenase: protein MTKEQWALDLAQSINPANIKLNESLQQYTMTKLGGKADVFVLPETEEEAISVIRYAHINSIPLLMLGNGSNMVVRDGGHRGIVVTFSYLDEIHIADDHVYAQSGALIKDVSKLAAAASLTGFEFACGIPGSIGGAMAMNAGAYGGEIKDIIISSKVLTKDGNVLILNKEELELGYRKSIIAKKGYYVLSSEFQLAKGVQEEIDAKIADLTFQRESKQPLEYPSAGSVFKRPPGHFAGKLIQDSGLQGKGVGDAEVSTKHAGFIVNKGNATASDYIATIQMVQRVVKEKFGIDLETEVKIVGDDL from the coding sequence ATGACAAAAGAACAATGGGCATTGGATTTAGCACAAAGCATAAATCCAGCCAATATTAAATTAAATGAATCATTACAACAATATACGATGACTAAATTAGGCGGTAAGGCAGACGTTTTTGTTTTACCTGAAACAGAAGAAGAAGCGATATCCGTTATTCGCTATGCGCATATAAATAGTATTCCGTTATTAATGTTAGGTAATGGGTCCAATATGGTTGTTCGTGATGGCGGACATCGAGGGATCGTTGTTACATTTTCATATTTAGATGAAATTCATATAGCAGATGACCATGTTTACGCGCAAAGCGGCGCACTCATAAAGGATGTATCTAAATTAGCTGCTGCTGCCTCTTTAACAGGCTTTGAATTTGCTTGTGGTATTCCAGGCTCAATTGGTGGAGCGATGGCTATGAATGCAGGAGCCTATGGTGGAGAAATTAAGGATATTATTATTTCCTCTAAGGTGCTAACTAAAGATGGGAATGTTTTGATACTAAACAAAGAAGAGCTTGAACTAGGGTACCGTAAAAGTATTATTGCTAAAAAGGGTTACTATGTACTGTCATCGGAATTTCAGTTAGCTAAAGGTGTGCAGGAAGAAATTGACGCTAAAATTGCAGATTTAACGTTCCAACGAGAATCCAAGCAGCCATTAGAATACCCATCTGCAGGGAGTGTTTTTAAGCGTCCTCCAGGTCACTTTGCAGGGAAGCTTATTCAAGATAGTGGCCTACAAGGAAAAGGCGTAGGTGACGCAGAGGTTTCAACGAAGCATGCAGGCTTTATTGTGAATAAAGGCAATGCCACAGCCTCTGATTATATCGCAACAATCCAAATGGTACAGCGGGTAGTGAAGGAAAAGTTCGGTATTGATTTGGAGACAGAAGTAAAAATAGTTGGTGATGACTTATAG
- a CDS encoding DsbA family oxidoreductase, which produces MKIEIWSDYVCPFCYIGKKQLEQAIEDTGFAGQVELVYKSYQLDPTTPVDTNVSTFEALAKKYGMSLEKAKEMTQGVAARAKEVGLNYNFDRLMEENTLKAHRLVKWAEQQGDATALVEALLHGYFIEAKRIGHDNVLVDIAEQVGMNRDEVAKVLASDEYKSEVESDIQEGLELGVRGVPFFVVNRKYGISGAQPQEVFEDTLRKVAQEEGLQPALKMAGTDETGVCTDESCKF; this is translated from the coding sequence ATGAAAATTGAAATATGGTCAGATTATGTATGTCCATTTTGTTATATTGGAAAAAAACAGCTTGAGCAGGCAATAGAGGATACAGGTTTTGCAGGGCAGGTGGAGCTTGTATATAAAAGCTATCAACTTGATCCAACTACACCTGTTGATACAAATGTATCCACGTTTGAAGCTTTAGCGAAAAAGTATGGTATGTCTTTAGAAAAAGCAAAGGAAATGACGCAAGGCGTGGCAGCTAGGGCCAAAGAGGTTGGTCTAAACTATAATTTCGATAGGCTTATGGAAGAAAATACTTTAAAGGCACATCGTCTAGTGAAATGGGCGGAGCAGCAAGGGGATGCTACAGCACTTGTAGAAGCACTTTTACATGGTTATTTTATTGAAGCAAAACGGATTGGACATGATAATGTATTAGTCGATATTGCTGAGCAAGTAGGTATGAATCGTGATGAAGTTGCGAAAGTTCTTGCGTCTGATGAGTATAAAAGTGAGGTTGAATCGGACATTCAGGAAGGGCTAGAACTTGGTGTACGTGGTGTACCGTTCTTCGTTGTCAATCGTAAGTATGGTATTTCAGGTGCCCAACCACAGGAAGTATTTGAAGATACTTTGCGTAAAGTGGCACAGGAAGAGGGTTTACAGCCAGCATTAAAAATGGCCGGCACTGACGAAACTGGTGTATGCACAGACGAAAGCTGTAAGTTTTAA
- a CDS encoding exodeoxyribonuclease III yields MKFISWNVNGIRACLSKGFLDFFNSMDADFFCIQETKCQAGQVELSIEGYEQYWNYAQKKGYSGTAIFTKHTPLSVHYGVGEDISQDEGRIITLEYEDFYLVNVYTPNAQRDLARLPLRLEWESRLALYLQELDAKKPIVYCGDLNVAHTEIDLKNAKSNIGNSGFTYEERAKMSELLASGFIDSFRHLYPEKTDHYTWWSYMNKVRERNIGWRIDYFIVSERLKDSIEEANIHAHILGSDHCPIELQLHI; encoded by the coding sequence ATGAAATTTATATCTTGGAATGTTAATGGAATTAGAGCCTGTTTGAGCAAAGGTTTTTTAGATTTCTTCAATAGCATGGATGCTGATTTTTTCTGTATACAAGAAACCAAGTGTCAGGCAGGACAAGTTGAGCTATCTATTGAAGGATATGAGCAGTATTGGAACTACGCACAGAAGAAGGGCTACTCGGGAACGGCTATCTTTACAAAGCATACGCCACTTTCTGTACATTATGGTGTAGGTGAAGATATTTCTCAGGATGAGGGGCGAATTATTACGTTAGAGTATGAAGATTTCTACCTTGTAAATGTCTATACACCAAACGCTCAGCGTGATTTAGCACGATTACCTCTACGTTTAGAGTGGGAGAGTCGGCTAGCTTTATATTTACAGGAGCTAGATGCCAAGAAGCCTATCGTATACTGCGGAGACTTAAATGTTGCTCATACGGAGATTGATTTAAAAAATGCAAAATCGAATATCGGAAATTCTGGTTTTACATATGAAGAACGTGCCAAAATGTCAGAGCTTTTAGCAAGTGGTTTTATCGATTCCTTCCGTCACCTATATCCTGAAAAAACAGACCACTATACTTGGTGGTCTTATATGAATAAAGTCCGTGAACGCAATATTGGCTGGCGTATTGATTATTTTATTGTTTCTGAGAGATTAAAAGACAGCATAGAAGAGGCGAATATTCATGCACATATTTTAGGAAGCGATCATTGTCCAATTGAATTACAGCTTCATATTTAG
- a CDS encoding DUF2500 domain-containing protein, translating into MFLFNDFSFVSIFISIIFLIVIGGIVFTVFNSILQWSKNNNSPVLTVPAKVVTKRSNTSGGSGNTSAQTSYYVTFEVQSGDRIELKMNGRDFGLLADGDFGLLTFQGTRYHTFERQNKKSSD; encoded by the coding sequence ATGTTTTTGTTTAATGATTTTTCATTTGTGTCTATTTTTATTTCAATAATCTTTTTAATTGTTATTGGAGGTATCGTGTTCACTGTTTTTAACAGCATTTTACAATGGTCAAAAAACAATAACTCACCTGTTTTAACAGTACCAGCTAAAGTCGTTACGAAACGATCCAATACAAGTGGAGGGTCTGGTAACACTAGTGCCCAGACATCCTATTATGTAACGTTTGAGGTACAAAGTGGTGATCGGATAGAGCTAAAAATGAATGGTCGTGATTTTGGACTACTTGCAGATGGCGACTTTGGATTACTAACGTTCCAAGGCACACGTTATCATACATTTGAACGGCAAAATAAGAAGAGCAGCGATTAA
- a CDS encoding FMN-dependent NADH-azoreductase, with the protein MNVLVVKANNRPDGISTKMYETFMENVKGVNVTTFDVYKEDMPYFGQDLFNAFGKVQNGGELTDIESRLLAAKQKAMDALTAADVVVFAFPLWNLTIPATLQTFIDYVYQAGYTFKYNEQGQMESLMTDKKAIILNARGGYYSSPEAQPLEMAVNYIKNIAGGVFGMEIIEEVVIEGHNASPDKAQEIIANGLEEVKKVAQSLQSVHA; encoded by the coding sequence ATGAATGTATTAGTAGTAAAAGCTAACAACCGACCAGATGGTATTTCAACTAAAATGTATGAGACATTTATGGAAAATGTAAAAGGTGTTAATGTTACAACGTTTGACGTGTATAAAGAAGATATGCCTTATTTTGGTCAAGATCTTTTTAATGCTTTTGGTAAAGTACAAAATGGCGGAGAGTTAACTGACATCGAGTCTCGTCTTTTAGCTGCAAAGCAAAAAGCAATGGATGCTTTAACTGCAGCTGATGTAGTTGTATTTGCTTTCCCACTTTGGAACCTAACAATTCCAGCTACATTACAAACTTTCATTGATTATGTATACCAAGCTGGATACACATTCAAATACAATGAGCAAGGACAAATGGAGAGCTTAATGACAGACAAAAAAGCAATTATTTTAAATGCACGTGGTGGTTACTACTCTTCACCAGAAGCTCAACCATTAGAAATGGCAGTTAACTATATTAAAAATATTGCAGGTGGCGTATTCGGTATGGAAATTATCGAAGAAGTTGTTATTGAAGGACACAATGCTTCACCAGATAAAGCTCAAGAAATTATTGCAAATGGCCTAGAAGAAGTTAAAAAAGTAGCCCAATCTTTACAATCTGTCCATGCATAA